The Quercus robur chromosome 3, dhQueRobu3.1, whole genome shotgun sequence DNA segment ttcagttaacttttatttttatttataatacttttaacgattttcttttttaatttcaacaaaataaaggttcgtttggatacagctgaaaactaaaaatactgtaataaaataatttttaaatatgtaaatagtaccataaaatttatttttaatgaaaaaattactaaaaactgaaatttgTGGGACTTATAAACAATGCACGAATCCACTTATGTGCTGAAAAGAGACGGAAAAGGCAAATATTCTCTCCTTGGTGCACTGTGCGCCtgtctaaaaaaataaaaaagaaaagaaaagaaaaaaaaggcgtGAAGGTGAGGTACGCAACAAaggataggtttttttttattttttttatttttattttttttattttatttttaagattacGATAGGTTTTCTTTGACTCTACACCTGTTCTCTCCATTGATACGCATCACTGAGAAAATATACTTTCTCAGAGGAAAAAAAGGCGTGAAGGTAAGGTACGCAACACTACTTCTCAGAGGAAATAAAGGCGTGAAGGTAAGGTACGCAACAGTACAGGTTTGTTTGACATCCGCTTTAAGAAAACCGCAGTGTACCTTACCTTCAGGCCTTTATTAGTTTGACTTTTCCCTCATATAGTCATATACCTTCAGTTACTCTTTTTCACTCTCCCACCTACCTTCTTATACCTTAACACTCCCAAGCCAGCCCTGTTCTCTGTGTTCCACTCCATGGCCGAGATTCTCTCCCCTCAAATCTCGCCCATTCTCTTGCTTGCTCGTCTCCGCCAGTACTGTGAACTTAGATTTGTGAAGATGTACTGGCAATGCATGAGAAGAAGACGTAGAAAACGACACCATTGCCAAAATGGTATTTTTCCATGACATTGTTATCTCTTCCTTCAAGTCTTTTATTTAAAGCcatattctgttttttttttttttttcctctatttggTTGTTCTAATTAGTGTGATCTTTTGCAGGAATTTGGAATGGGATGGTTAGGAAAGATTTACAAGTAAGTTTACATATGattctttaacaaaaaaataaaataaaaatatgtttaaatcgaaaaaagtaaataattgtGCCCTCTaataattaaatcaacaattttgtttcgtgattaataatataaaatataaataattttattgatttataatttttatgccaatagCACATGTTCTATATGGCTTGGGTTTCTTAGATGCATATTCCTTGGCTTATGTTTGTACTTAATTAGTCAATTGTTCTTTAGTTTTAGAGGTTTGGGTGTTTGTAGGTAGCTTGTGATACTGTGATTTATGTTTTTGAGCAATATTGTGCTTTTGTTTGTGCTAATTAAGAATGTTATTAGTTGTTTTGAAAGACCAAGTTAATCTTTCCATTATGAGTTAAAACTGCTTACTAATATggaattattttgtttgtgtttatcAATTTTAAGAAGTCATGACCAGCTAGATGAAAAGAGCTGAATTAGCTGAATTTGGTAAAATGAGGGGCGTGGATTAACAATAAAATATCGAAATAAGAAAATTTGGTTCGAAACCTAAGATTTTATGGATAGCATGATGATTAATTTTGGGGGGCTAGATATAATTTttgattcaaattttgaaaaagtaaaaaattacgttaaaaaattaaatatatatgtttttgatTGAAAAGTTGAAGTTAAAAGATTAGAAGGTAAAAAATttcgaaaaaaagaaaagaaaagaaaaaagtaacaaGAGCATTCATACAACTGTCGGTTTTATCCAAATTTAGTCTAAAAAACACACTTTTGTTAGTTTGACTAATATACTGGCCAAAATGGCGATTTGCCCATTTCAGCAAAACTTTTCCGTGTCTTGCTCCCTTTCTCAAACTATATTGGGAAATGCCTctgttttgaaatttgataatgtGAGGCTTGATTTTCATATAAAACTCGGTTATCTTATAAGGGAGTTACTAagagggtgtttggtttgtgtttttaaacaatatcacacgtattttcacacaattTTTCACTCACACGAATTTTCACACATGTTTTTAAACaactattttcagtttttaaacacatgtaccaaatggGTCCTAAAAACCTCGATGTTCATACAGTCGAGTTAGTATGAGCTTTGTGCCACGCTGGCAAAGCAAATGTGgctttttccaataaaaaaatgctcATGTATGCATGCATAACTCGGTAACTAGAAAATCGAGTTTGCCTTAACAATTTGAAAGTCTAATGTTTCACAACACCTGTTGACTCTCTCCCTCCACACTCTCCCCCAGTCTCCATTAGTCTCACTCTCCCTATCCAATCTCCCTCACCCTCTTCGATAATGTGTAatagtatattatattatatttttctctttgatataattaaaaatatgccaaactaaaaaacaaaacaaacttatcaaCGCTTAGATATTGAAATATATAGatgtgaaatatatataaagcaaagtTTGCTAAAGCCTAAAtgtaaaggaagagagagttcACTAACGACATTGTTCACAATTCATCACATGAAAGTTCACTAACGAGCATTTGTTGAAATGCTATGTTTGCTAGGTGGATTGGGCCAAAGAGCATCGCACAGCATGCCACACTCGTCCTTGCTGCGTACCAGACGTCGCTGTCCATACTACGGGCAAAGCAGGTATTCGGTTAATTAAGTCCTCAATATTGTTGATATGATTTACCCACACGCGTCTATGATT contains these protein-coding regions:
- the LOC126716877 gene encoding uncharacterized protein LOC126716877 isoform X2 — its product is MAEILSPQISPILLLARLRQYCELRFVKMYWQCMRRRRRKRHHCQNGIWNGMVRKDLQVDWAKEHRTACHTRPCCVPDVAVHTTGKAGKIVSLLLGWGIE
- the LOC126716877 gene encoding uncharacterized protein LOC126716877 isoform X3, which encodes MAEILSPQISPILLLARLRQYCELRFVKMYWQCMRRRRRKRHHCQNGIWNGMVRKDLQVDWAKEHRTACHTRPCCVPDVAVHTTGKAGKIVSLLLGWGIE